Genomic window (Deltaproteobacteria bacterium):
GCGACACAAAATCCTGATGTAATCGTAATTGAGTTAGGTGATGGTCTTTTGGGGCTCTATGGAGTTGATTCTATTTTGGCTGACCCCGAACTTAGACAAAGTTTTAGTGCTGTAGTTTTGGCTGCCAGTGACCCAGTAGCTGCTTGGGGTGGTGTACATTTACTTGATGAACAATATGGTCTTAAAACAGCAGTTGTTACCGGACCGGCCACTGATAATACCGCTGGTATAAACATTGTAGAAACACAAACCAAGGTTACTAGTTTTAACGCACGCACCAATGCTGATGATTTAAGCAACCAAATTCTCATCGGTATTGGGTTATCATGAAAAAAATTGAGGATTAAAATTATGAATGAAACAAAACGCATTCCTATCGCTATTCTTGGTGGCACAGGTTACGTTGCTGGCGAGCTTGCTCGTTTATTGCAAAATCACCCGCGCTTTATACTTGCAACGATAGCTTCAACAAGTCAGGTTGGTGAGCCCGTAGTTAAAGCTTTTCCACATCTTGCCGGTACCAATGCTGATGGCCTTGCTTTTACGGCTCCTGAAGATATTGCACGGTTATTTACTGCTAATGCTGAAGTTGGTGTCTTTGCCGCCACACCTCATGGGGCAACTGCAGCATTACTCGATATTGTATTAAGTGCTGCCGAACGTACTAAAACCAAATTACATGCAGTAGATTTATCAGCCGATTTTCGCTTTGCTGATGTTGCTACTTACGAACAAATTTATGGCCAGACCCACCCCACTCCGCAACGAATAAAAGAATTCACTTGTGCTGTACCTGAACATTTTCAAGGTAAACCAACTGGGCACGCAACCCAACCAGGTTGTTATACCACCTCGGTGGTGCTTGCTGCATATCCATTTTTAGCTGCTGATCTCATCGAACATGAAATTTTCGTCTCTGCAATCACCGGTAGCTCTGGTGGTGGTCGTAAACTTGCTGAAAATGCTCATCACCCAGCGAGGCGCAGTAATCTCTACTCATATAATGC
Coding sequences:
- the argC gene encoding N-acetyl-gamma-glutamyl-phosphate reductase, with product MNETKRIPIAILGGTGYVAGELARLLQNHPRFILATIASTSQVGEPVVKAFPHLAGTNADGLAFTAPEDIARLFTANAEVGVFAATPHGATAALLDIVLSAAERTKTKLHAVDLSADFRFADVATYEQIYGQTHPTPQRIKEFTCAVPEHFQGKPTGHATQPGCYTTSVVLAAYPFLAADLIEHEIFVSAITGSSGGGRKLAENAHHPARRSNLYSYNALAHRHEHEMRIFLSSASGGRTPEVEFVPHAGPYVRGIHSTLRLRLRDALPANVLVDRINRFYSHSPFVHATLAPPMLTEVVGTNRCRIGVSVRGRTAIVTSAIDNLVKGAAGGGVQWMNRLFDLPDETGLQLPGIGWY